One part of the Ailuropoda melanoleuca isolate Jingjing chromosome 6, ASM200744v2, whole genome shotgun sequence genome encodes these proteins:
- the LCOR gene encoding ligand-dependent corepressor isoform X4, which translates to MQRMIQQFAAEYTSKNSSTQDPSQPNSTKNQSLPKASPVTTSPTAATTQNPVLSKLLMADQDSPLDLTVRKSQSEPSEQDGVLDLSTKKSPCAGSTSLSHSPGCSSTQGNGENSTEAIGVDSNNQSKSPLEKFMVKLCTHHQKQFIRVLNDLYTESQPGTEDLRPDSGAMDASTCNAGCAQLGPKHQEKDAACLGMKSPTPVGLLVDSSGSHSPPHLTEQALKEPPPETNSVDGRENALTIIQKDSSELPTTKPNSGSSTDSSTLGYLTASNSSSLSFHHISKSLEGQTTGKEQDTNVKICEDGKHHMQSSALIESLIAVKAASENSEESNSCIVSQRNSLRALSEAAWDSGFTGNSPRTADKENAVLCSSKTPLRQEFESSEQDTRPKQENHLHSLGRNRVSYHLHPSDKGQFDHSKDGWLAPSPMPAVHKASNGHSRTKMISTSIKTARKSKRASGLRINDYDNQCDVVYISQPITECHFENQRSILSSRKTARKSTRGYFFNGDCCELPTVRTLARNVLSQEKASCSTVEPEAVVTPKQTLTLLASGPAVDVQHPRDDDHEEPSREITSLKEGEREASSEKESQEPEVCPMTNKPNPSSSPRSEETTASSLVLPLPAHLPKEDTPEGSSMVSTPTASGMASPDQDQQPVELLDIKEGTVTQDCHLVSSTESISEGGSEDVVSRPHSSPETVSREEGPLCSESQSPPVGLEPPLSLGKAEDNQSISTEAETEDTQELDTDPLLKESSTFTNENPSRIEGSEAAGGTGKSERQGSDVKHSSEKDMCDQNIDLPEENVDKKKKGKKLPEASDRCLRSQLSDPSSADRCLRSQRSDSSSACPEIKVSKNPGMKRSKKEGYPGETASEGLLADGFHTKGLEDTENPGVDENPSEKDAEQEAEGGGIITRQTFKNMLAKEVKGEEGDIFPSSDPVTTVGQPLPRERLEIYVQSKLGEKNANDPSESIPYTFPEQSKENPEPIPTQDPEEVVNELSTADIQREDDDSDPPSSALGLSSGGSGDAGGPPKWVPRLTRLTSSTYNLRHAHSLDCSDTAKVTSEKEAAQGNPMPKENEASESGDPLDEDDVDTVVDDQPKFVEWCAEEENQELIANFNARYMRVQKGWIQLEKEAQPTPRSRNKSDKLKEIWKSKKRSRKCRGSLEVQKFSPVQMLFMTNFKLSNVCKWFLETTETRSLVIAKKLNTRLPGDMPAVKHPLQKHSSASLYPSSLQAERLKKHLKKFPGATPARNNWKTQKLWAKFRENPDQVEPEDGSDISLSPNSEDCVEEVKEGRNSHPPTNSPTPASTRILRKYSNIRGKLRAQQCLIKNEKMESPFGQAVESKQSCKSVCINPLMSPKLALQVDADGFPVKPKSTDGMKGRKGKQMSEILPKAEVQNKRKRTESGSTQDRKDKGPVVKASRDKHPDGSTKTSAAKKPAARDRISQLPKKTSLKENKAKIPKKSPGKNCPSSRREKENTNKRPTQLAALETGSKPAKQKGAGESSSRPQKATNRKQSSGKTRARPLMKTPESSAAQRKRKLKAKLDSSHSKRRRLDAK; encoded by the coding sequence TGAGAACTCAACAGAGGCTATAGGAGTAGATTCTAACAATCAGTCGAAGTCCCCACTGGAGAAGTTTATGGTCAAACTGTGCACTCATCATCAGAAGCAGTTCATCCGTGTCCTGAACGATCTGTACACTGAATCCCAGCCGGGCACCGAGGACCTGCGACCTGATTCTGGAGCAATGGATGCGTCCACTTGCAATGCTGGCTGTGCCCAGCTAGGCCCCAAACATCAGGAAAAGGACGCTGCATGTCTCGGTATGAAGTCTCCTACTCCTGTAGGTTTGTTGGTAGACTCATCAGGCTCGCACAGCCCTCCACACTTGACAGAACAGGCCCTGAAGGAGCCTCCTCCTGAGACAAACTCTGTAGATGGAAGAGAGAATGCCTTGACTATTATCCAGAAAGATTCTTCTGAACTTCCAACCACTAAACCTAATTCTGGTAGTTCAACAGATAGTTCCACGCTGGGATACCTCACCGCATCTAATTCTTCCTCATTAAGCTTCCACCACATCTCTAAGAGCTTGGAGGGGCAAACCACTGGAAAGGAGCAAGacacaaatgtgaaaatatgtgAGGATGGAAAACACCATATGCAGAGCTCAGCTTTAATAGAAAGTCTAATTGCAGTGAAAGCAGCATCTGAGAATAGTGAGGAGAGCAACAGCTGTATTGTTTCTCAAAGAAATTCACTCAGAGCTTTATCAGAAGCAGCTTGGGACTCAGGGTTTACGGGAAATTCACCTAGAACTGCTGACAAAGAGAATGCTGTACTGTGTAGCTCAAAAACACCTTTGCGCCAGGAGTTCGAGTCCAGTGAACAGGACACAAGGCCAAAGCAAGAGAACCATCTGCACTCACTAGGAAGAAATAGGGTCAGTTACCATTTACATCCCAGTGACAAGGGTCAGTTTGATCATTCCAAAGATGGTTGGTTAGCCCCCAGCCCCATGCCAGCTGTGCACAAAGCATCTAATGGACATTCACGAACCAAGATGATATCAACCTCCATTAAGACAGCTCGGAAAAGTAAAAGGGCATCAGGGCTGAGGATAAATGATTATGATAACCAGTGTGATGTCGTTTATATCAGTCAGCCAATAACAGAATGCCACTTTGAGAATCAAAGATCAATATTATCTTCTCGGAAAACAGCCAGGAAGAGTACTCGAGGATACTTTTTCAATGGTGATTGTTGTGAGCTGCCAACTGTTCGCACACTGGCCAGAAATGTACTCTCCCAAGAAAAAGCGAGCTGTTCAACAGTGGAGCCAGAGGCGGTGGTCACTCCCAAGCAGACCCTCACCCTTTTAGCCTCAGGACCTGCGGTGGATGTGCAGCACCCCAGAGATGACGACCATGAAGAACCTAGTAGAGAAATAACCTCCctcaaggaaggagaaagagaagcttcCTCTGAAAAGGAATCTCAAGAGCCTGAGGTTTGCCCCATGACAAATAAACCAAATCCGAGCAGCTCTCCTAGGTCAGAAGAAACGACAGCCTCCAGCCTGGTGttgcctctccctgctcacctTCCCAAAGAGGACACGCCAGAAGGCAGCTCCATGGTCTCAACTCCCACAGCAAGTGGGATGGCTTCCCCTGACCAAGACCAACAACCAGTCGAACTGCTAGATATCAAGGAGGGGACTGTCACCCAAGACTGTCACCTGGTTTCCTCTACTGAGAGCATTTCTGAGGGAGGCAGTGAAGATGTTGTTTCTAGGCCTCATTCTTCTCCTGAAACAGTCAGTAGAGAGGAAGGTCCTCTGTGCTCAGAAAGCCAGAGTCCCCCCGTGGGCTTGGAGCCTCCCCTGAGCCTTGGAAAAGCTGAAGACAACCAAAGCATCAGTACTGAGGCCGAGACTGAAGACACTCAGGAGCTAGATACTGACCCACTCTTGAAGGAAAGCAGCACTTTTACTAATGAAAACCCCAGCAGAATTGAGGGCAGTGAGGCAGCAGGTGGTACAGGAAAATCAGAGAGACAGGGCAGTGATGTAAAACATTCTTCAGAAAAAGATATGTGCGATCAAAACATTGATTTACCTGAAGAGAATGtggacaagaagaaaaaaggtaaaaaactCCCTGAGGCCTCTGACAGGTGCCTAAGGAGTCAGCTTTCAGATCCCTCCTCTGCTGATAGGTGCCTAAGAAGTCAAAGGTCAGATTCTTCCTCTGCTTGTCCTGAGATCAAGGTTTCTAAAAATCCTGGTATGAAACGTTCTAAAAAAGAAGGGTATCCTGGTGAGACAGCATCTGAGGGCCTTCTGGCTGATGGTTTCCATACGAAAGGTCTGGAGGACACTGAAAACCCAGGTGTCGATGAAAATCCCTCTGAGAAAGATGCCGAGCAGGAGGCCGAAGGAGGTGGGATCATCACCAggcagacttttaaaaacatgctgGCAAAAGAAGTcaagggggaagaaggagataTTTTCCCCAGCAGTGATCCCGTAACCACAGTTGGCCAGCCCCTGCCTAGAGAGAGACTGGAAATCTATGTTCAGTCTAAGTTAGGTGAGAAAAATGCTAATGACCCCTCAGAAAGTATTCCTTATACTTTCCCAGAGCAATCAAAAGAGAATCCAGAACCAATTCCCACACAAGATCCGGAGGAGGTTGTGAATGAGCTCAGCACTGCAGACATCCAGCGTGAAGATGATGATAGCGACCCGCCGTCCAGTGCACTTGGGTTGTCAAGTGGTGGAAGCGGTGATGCTGGTGGGCCCCCAAAATGGGTACCGAGGCTCACAAGACTGACCTCTTCAACCTACAACCTAAGACATGCTCATTCTCTGGACTGCTCGGATACTGCAAAAGTGACTTCAGAAAAGGAAGCAGCACAAGGAAACCCAATGccaaaggaaaatgaagcttCGGAGAGTGGAGATCCCTTAGACGAGGATGATGTGGACACAGTGGTAGATGACCAGCCCAAGTTTGTGGAATGGTGTGCAGAGGAGGAGAACCAAGAGCTTATCGCCAACTTCAATGCCCGGTACATGAGAGTTCAGAAAGGCTGGATCCAGTTGGAGAAAGAAGCCCAGCCAACACCAAGATCAAGGAACAAGTCAGATAAACTGAAGGAGATTTGGAAAAGCAAGAAAAGGTCACGGAAATGTAGGGGTTCGTTGGAGGTTCAGAAGTTTTCTCCAGTTCAGATGCTGTTTatgacaaattttaaattatctaatGTTTGCAAATGGTTCTTAGAGACGACTGAAACCCGGTCTCTGGTGATCGCGAAGAAGCTCAATACCCGTCTCCCAGGAGACATGCCCGCTGTCAAGCACCCTCTTCAGAAGCACTCTTCTGCCAGCCTGTACCCCAGTTCACTACAGGCTGAGCGCTTGAAAAAGCACTTGAAGAAATTTCCTGGAGCTACCCCTGCAAGGAACAATTGGAAAACACAGAAGCTCTGGGCCAAATTTCGAGAGAATCCTGACCAGGTGGAGCCAGAGGATGGCAGTGATATCAGCCTCAGTCCCAATTCTGAAGACTGCGTAGAGGAAGTCAAGGAGGGCCGAAATAGCCATCCTCCCACAAACTCACCTACCCCAGCCAGTACCCGGATCCTTAGAAAGTATTCCAATATTCGAGGAAAGCTCAGAGCCCAGCAATGTTTGATCAAGAACGAGAAAATGGAAAGCCCGTTTGGGCAGGCTGTGGAAAGTAAACAGAGTTGTAAGAGTGTATGCATCAACCCTCTGATGTCTCCCAAGCTTGCCCTGCAAGTGGATGCAGATGGGTTTCCTGTTAAGCCCAAGAGTACTGAcggaatgaagggaaggaaagggaagcaaaTGTCTGAAATCTTGCCGAAAGCAGAAGTGCAGAATAAACGCAAAAGGACAGAAAGCGGCAGCACTCAGGACAGGAAGGACAAGGGACCTGTGGTGAAAGCCAGCAGAGACAAGCATCCCGATGGATCCACCAAAACCTCTGCTGCCAAGAAGCCAGCTGCAAGGGACAGAATCAGCCAACTGCCCAAAAAGACATCCTTAAAAGAGAATAAAGCGAAGATCCCTAAAAAGTCTCCTGGGAAGAACTGCCCTTCCTctaggagggaaaaagagaatacGAACAAAAGACCCACACAGCTCGCTGCCTTGGAGACAGGGTCAAAACCTGCAAAGCAAAAGGGGGCAGGTGAATCCTCTTCAAGGCCACAGAAAGCCACCAACAGGAAGCAGAGCAGTGGAAAGACTCGGGCCAGACCCTTGATGAAAACCCCGGAGAGCAGTGCCGCGCAGAGAAAGCGAAAGCTGAAGGCAAAGCTGGACTCTTCTCACAGCAAACGGAGACGGCTGGATGCAAAGTGA
- the LCOR gene encoding ligand-dependent corepressor isoform X5, with amino-acid sequence MVKLCTHHQKQFIRVLNDLYTESQPGTEDLRPDSGAMDASTCNAGCAQLGPKHQEKDAACLGMKSPTPVGLLVDSSGSHSPPHLTEQALKEPPPETNSVDGRENALTIIQKDSSELPTTKPNSGSSTDSSTLGYLTASNSSSLSFHHISKSLEGQTTGKEQDTNVKICEDGKHHMQSSALIESLIAVKAASENSEESNSCIVSQRNSLRALSEAAWDSGFTGNSPRTADKENAVLCSSKTPLRQEFESSEQDTRPKQENHLHSLGRNRVSYHLHPSDKGQFDHSKDGWLAPSPMPAVHKASNGHSRTKMISTSIKTARKSKRASGLRINDYDNQCDVVYISQPITECHFENQRSILSSRKTARKSTRGYFFNGDCCELPTVRTLARNVLSQEKASCSTVEPEAVVTPKQTLTLLASGPAVDVQHPRDDDHEEPSREITSLKEGEREASSEKESQEPEVCPMTNKPNPSSSPRSEETTASSLVLPLPAHLPKEDTPEGSSMVSTPTASGMASPDQDQQPVELLDIKEGTVTQDCHLVSSTESISEGGSEDVVSRPHSSPETVSREEGPLCSESQSPPVGLEPPLSLGKAEDNQSISTEAETEDTQELDTDPLLKESSTFTNENPSRIEGSEAAGGTGKSERQGSDVKHSSEKDMCDQNIDLPEENVDKKKKGKKLPEASDRCLRSQLSDPSSADRCLRSQRSDSSSACPEIKVSKNPGMKRSKKEGYPGETASEGLLADGFHTKGLEDTENPGVDENPSEKDAEQEAEGGGIITRQTFKNMLAKEVKGEEGDIFPSSDPVTTVGQPLPRERLEIYVQSKLGEKNANDPSESIPYTFPEQSKENPEPIPTQDPEEVVNELSTADIQREDDDSDPPSSALGLSSGGSGDAGGPPKWVPRLTRLTSSTYNLRHAHSLDCSDTAKVTSEKEAAQGNPMPKENEASESGDPLDEDDVDTVVDDQPKFVEWCAEEENQELIANFNARYMRVQKGWIQLEKEAQPTPRSRNKSDKLKEIWKSKKRSRKCRGSLEVQKFSPVQMLFMTNFKLSNVCKWFLETTETRSLVIAKKLNTRLPGDMPAVKHPLQKHSSASLYPSSLQAERLKKHLKKFPGATPARNNWKTQKLWAKFRENPDQVEPEDGSDISLSPNSEDCVEEVKEGRNSHPPTNSPTPASTRILRKYSNIRGKLRAQQCLIKNEKMESPFGQAVESKQSCKSVCINPLMSPKLALQVDADGFPVKPKSTDGMKGRKGKQMSEILPKAEVQNKRKRTESGSTQDRKDKGPVVKASRDKHPDGSTKTSAAKKPAARDRISQLPKKTSLKENKAKIPKKSPGKNCPSSRREKENTNKRPTQLAALETGSKPAKQKGAGESSSRPQKATNRKQSSGKTRARPLMKTPESSAAQRKRKLKAKLDSSHSKRRRLDAK; translated from the coding sequence ATGGTCAAACTGTGCACTCATCATCAGAAGCAGTTCATCCGTGTCCTGAACGATCTGTACACTGAATCCCAGCCGGGCACCGAGGACCTGCGACCTGATTCTGGAGCAATGGATGCGTCCACTTGCAATGCTGGCTGTGCCCAGCTAGGCCCCAAACATCAGGAAAAGGACGCTGCATGTCTCGGTATGAAGTCTCCTACTCCTGTAGGTTTGTTGGTAGACTCATCAGGCTCGCACAGCCCTCCACACTTGACAGAACAGGCCCTGAAGGAGCCTCCTCCTGAGACAAACTCTGTAGATGGAAGAGAGAATGCCTTGACTATTATCCAGAAAGATTCTTCTGAACTTCCAACCACTAAACCTAATTCTGGTAGTTCAACAGATAGTTCCACGCTGGGATACCTCACCGCATCTAATTCTTCCTCATTAAGCTTCCACCACATCTCTAAGAGCTTGGAGGGGCAAACCACTGGAAAGGAGCAAGacacaaatgtgaaaatatgtgAGGATGGAAAACACCATATGCAGAGCTCAGCTTTAATAGAAAGTCTAATTGCAGTGAAAGCAGCATCTGAGAATAGTGAGGAGAGCAACAGCTGTATTGTTTCTCAAAGAAATTCACTCAGAGCTTTATCAGAAGCAGCTTGGGACTCAGGGTTTACGGGAAATTCACCTAGAACTGCTGACAAAGAGAATGCTGTACTGTGTAGCTCAAAAACACCTTTGCGCCAGGAGTTCGAGTCCAGTGAACAGGACACAAGGCCAAAGCAAGAGAACCATCTGCACTCACTAGGAAGAAATAGGGTCAGTTACCATTTACATCCCAGTGACAAGGGTCAGTTTGATCATTCCAAAGATGGTTGGTTAGCCCCCAGCCCCATGCCAGCTGTGCACAAAGCATCTAATGGACATTCACGAACCAAGATGATATCAACCTCCATTAAGACAGCTCGGAAAAGTAAAAGGGCATCAGGGCTGAGGATAAATGATTATGATAACCAGTGTGATGTCGTTTATATCAGTCAGCCAATAACAGAATGCCACTTTGAGAATCAAAGATCAATATTATCTTCTCGGAAAACAGCCAGGAAGAGTACTCGAGGATACTTTTTCAATGGTGATTGTTGTGAGCTGCCAACTGTTCGCACACTGGCCAGAAATGTACTCTCCCAAGAAAAAGCGAGCTGTTCAACAGTGGAGCCAGAGGCGGTGGTCACTCCCAAGCAGACCCTCACCCTTTTAGCCTCAGGACCTGCGGTGGATGTGCAGCACCCCAGAGATGACGACCATGAAGAACCTAGTAGAGAAATAACCTCCctcaaggaaggagaaagagaagcttcCTCTGAAAAGGAATCTCAAGAGCCTGAGGTTTGCCCCATGACAAATAAACCAAATCCGAGCAGCTCTCCTAGGTCAGAAGAAACGACAGCCTCCAGCCTGGTGttgcctctccctgctcacctTCCCAAAGAGGACACGCCAGAAGGCAGCTCCATGGTCTCAACTCCCACAGCAAGTGGGATGGCTTCCCCTGACCAAGACCAACAACCAGTCGAACTGCTAGATATCAAGGAGGGGACTGTCACCCAAGACTGTCACCTGGTTTCCTCTACTGAGAGCATTTCTGAGGGAGGCAGTGAAGATGTTGTTTCTAGGCCTCATTCTTCTCCTGAAACAGTCAGTAGAGAGGAAGGTCCTCTGTGCTCAGAAAGCCAGAGTCCCCCCGTGGGCTTGGAGCCTCCCCTGAGCCTTGGAAAAGCTGAAGACAACCAAAGCATCAGTACTGAGGCCGAGACTGAAGACACTCAGGAGCTAGATACTGACCCACTCTTGAAGGAAAGCAGCACTTTTACTAATGAAAACCCCAGCAGAATTGAGGGCAGTGAGGCAGCAGGTGGTACAGGAAAATCAGAGAGACAGGGCAGTGATGTAAAACATTCTTCAGAAAAAGATATGTGCGATCAAAACATTGATTTACCTGAAGAGAATGtggacaagaagaaaaaaggtaaaaaactCCCTGAGGCCTCTGACAGGTGCCTAAGGAGTCAGCTTTCAGATCCCTCCTCTGCTGATAGGTGCCTAAGAAGTCAAAGGTCAGATTCTTCCTCTGCTTGTCCTGAGATCAAGGTTTCTAAAAATCCTGGTATGAAACGTTCTAAAAAAGAAGGGTATCCTGGTGAGACAGCATCTGAGGGCCTTCTGGCTGATGGTTTCCATACGAAAGGTCTGGAGGACACTGAAAACCCAGGTGTCGATGAAAATCCCTCTGAGAAAGATGCCGAGCAGGAGGCCGAAGGAGGTGGGATCATCACCAggcagacttttaaaaacatgctgGCAAAAGAAGTcaagggggaagaaggagataTTTTCCCCAGCAGTGATCCCGTAACCACAGTTGGCCAGCCCCTGCCTAGAGAGAGACTGGAAATCTATGTTCAGTCTAAGTTAGGTGAGAAAAATGCTAATGACCCCTCAGAAAGTATTCCTTATACTTTCCCAGAGCAATCAAAAGAGAATCCAGAACCAATTCCCACACAAGATCCGGAGGAGGTTGTGAATGAGCTCAGCACTGCAGACATCCAGCGTGAAGATGATGATAGCGACCCGCCGTCCAGTGCACTTGGGTTGTCAAGTGGTGGAAGCGGTGATGCTGGTGGGCCCCCAAAATGGGTACCGAGGCTCACAAGACTGACCTCTTCAACCTACAACCTAAGACATGCTCATTCTCTGGACTGCTCGGATACTGCAAAAGTGACTTCAGAAAAGGAAGCAGCACAAGGAAACCCAATGccaaaggaaaatgaagcttCGGAGAGTGGAGATCCCTTAGACGAGGATGATGTGGACACAGTGGTAGATGACCAGCCCAAGTTTGTGGAATGGTGTGCAGAGGAGGAGAACCAAGAGCTTATCGCCAACTTCAATGCCCGGTACATGAGAGTTCAGAAAGGCTGGATCCAGTTGGAGAAAGAAGCCCAGCCAACACCAAGATCAAGGAACAAGTCAGATAAACTGAAGGAGATTTGGAAAAGCAAGAAAAGGTCACGGAAATGTAGGGGTTCGTTGGAGGTTCAGAAGTTTTCTCCAGTTCAGATGCTGTTTatgacaaattttaaattatctaatGTTTGCAAATGGTTCTTAGAGACGACTGAAACCCGGTCTCTGGTGATCGCGAAGAAGCTCAATACCCGTCTCCCAGGAGACATGCCCGCTGTCAAGCACCCTCTTCAGAAGCACTCTTCTGCCAGCCTGTACCCCAGTTCACTACAGGCTGAGCGCTTGAAAAAGCACTTGAAGAAATTTCCTGGAGCTACCCCTGCAAGGAACAATTGGAAAACACAGAAGCTCTGGGCCAAATTTCGAGAGAATCCTGACCAGGTGGAGCCAGAGGATGGCAGTGATATCAGCCTCAGTCCCAATTCTGAAGACTGCGTAGAGGAAGTCAAGGAGGGCCGAAATAGCCATCCTCCCACAAACTCACCTACCCCAGCCAGTACCCGGATCCTTAGAAAGTATTCCAATATTCGAGGAAAGCTCAGAGCCCAGCAATGTTTGATCAAGAACGAGAAAATGGAAAGCCCGTTTGGGCAGGCTGTGGAAAGTAAACAGAGTTGTAAGAGTGTATGCATCAACCCTCTGATGTCTCCCAAGCTTGCCCTGCAAGTGGATGCAGATGGGTTTCCTGTTAAGCCCAAGAGTACTGAcggaatgaagggaaggaaagggaagcaaaTGTCTGAAATCTTGCCGAAAGCAGAAGTGCAGAATAAACGCAAAAGGACAGAAAGCGGCAGCACTCAGGACAGGAAGGACAAGGGACCTGTGGTGAAAGCCAGCAGAGACAAGCATCCCGATGGATCCACCAAAACCTCTGCTGCCAAGAAGCCAGCTGCAAGGGACAGAATCAGCCAACTGCCCAAAAAGACATCCTTAAAAGAGAATAAAGCGAAGATCCCTAAAAAGTCTCCTGGGAAGAACTGCCCTTCCTctaggagggaaaaagagaatacGAACAAAAGACCCACACAGCTCGCTGCCTTGGAGACAGGGTCAAAACCTGCAAAGCAAAAGGGGGCAGGTGAATCCTCTTCAAGGCCACAGAAAGCCACCAACAGGAAGCAGAGCAGTGGAAAGACTCGGGCCAGACCCTTGATGAAAACCCCGGAGAGCAGTGCCGCGCAGAGAAAGCGAAAGCTGAAGGCAAAGCTGGACTCTTCTCACAGCAAACGGAGACGGCTGGATGCAAAGTGA